The Deferrivibrio essentukiensis genome segment ATTCCCAAAAACTTTATCTTGAAAAAATAAAAGTTCAAAATGCCTATAAAAAGCTGGAAGCAGCGACAGAAGAAAAAATTAGAATGGAAAAGGAATTTGCCAAATCTGAAAAACTCAGGGCGTTAGGTCAGTTATCTGCAGGTATAGCACATGAAATAAGAAATCCGCTTGCATCTTTAAAATCTGCAGCAAAACTAATCAAAAGTGGAAAAAATATAGAACAGCTTACAGATATTCTTGTTACAGAAATTGACAGACTTAACAGTTTTATTGAAAGATTCTTACAATATGCAAGATTTGGAAGGATTGAAAATAAAAATATATTCATCAAAAATTTTTATATGGAGCTTCTTGAATGGCTTAAACTCGCCACAAAATCTACCAATGAAAATATAAAAATAATAGAAAATTATCAATGTGACGAAAACGCACAAATAAAAGGGGATATCAATAATTTAAAACAGGCATTTATCAATATCTTTTTAAACAGTGTTGAAGAATTGAAAAGCAACAATTCCGATAGAAAAATCATCGAATTTGCTGTAAATTGCGAGGATGAAAAGATTATCTTTTGCATAAAAGACAATGGAAGAGGTATCTCTGAAAATATCAAAGAAAAAATTTTTGAGCCTTTTTTTACCAC includes the following:
- a CDS encoding ATP-binding protein; this encodes MSIKNYYIPGNKFVGIFSLIFFLVIMFFHHTTPSDFSIIHIVHYYMLYIIVIIMAMNYGLIGGILASFVITISYAPNIYFNIFELKHYHLRSFVEVLMMYTLGIFAAFYSQKLYLEKIKVQNAYKKLEAATEEKIRMEKEFAKSEKLRALGQLSAGIAHEIRNPLASLKSAAKLIKSGKNIEQLTDILVTEIDRLNSFIERFLQYARFGRIENKNIFIKNFYMELLEWLKLATKSTNENIKIIENYQCDENAQIKGDINNLKQAFINIFLNSVEELKSNNSDRKIIEFAVNCEDEKIIFCIKDNGRGISENIKEKIFEPFFTTKESGSGLGLTITSKIISEHEGDLKISNNNGAQFTISLKKATDEDTAC